The Capsicum annuum cultivar UCD-10X-F1 chromosome 1, UCD10Xv1.1, whole genome shotgun sequence sequence NNNNNNNNNNNNNNNNNNNNNNNNNNNNNNNNNNNNNNNNNNNNNNNNNNNNNNNNNNNNNNNNNNNNNNNNNNNNNNNNNNNNNNNNNNNNNNNNNNNNNNNNNNNNNNNNNNNNNNNNNNNNNNNNNNNNNNNNNNNNNNNNNNNNNNNNNNNNNNNNNNNNNNNNNNNNNNNNNNNNNNNNNNNNNNNNNNNNNNNNNNNNNNNNNNNNNNNNNNNNNNNNNNNNNNNNNNNNNNNNNNNNNNNNNNNNNNNNNNNNNNNNNNNNNNNNNNNNNNNNNNNNNNNNNNNNNNNNNNNNNNNNNNNNNNNNNNNNNNNNNNNNNNNNNNNNNNNNNNNNNNNNNNNNNNNNNNNNNNNNNNNNNNNNNNNNNNNNNNNNNNNNNNNNNNNNNNNNNNNNNNNNNNNNNNNNNNNNNNNNNNNNNNNNNNNNNNNNNNNNNNNNNNNNNNNNNNNNNNNNNNNNNNNNNNNNNNNNNNNNNNNNNNNNNNNNNNNNNNNNNNNNNNNNNNNNNNNNNNNNNNNNNNNNNNNNNNNNNNNNNNNNNNNNNNNNNNNNNNNNNNNNNNNNNNNNNNNNNNNNNNNNNNNNNNNNNNNNNNNNNNNNNNNNNNNNNNNNNNNNNNNNNNNNNNNNNNNNNNNNNNNNNNNNNNNNNNNNNNNNNNNNNNNNNNNNNNNNNNNNNNNNNNNNNNNNNNNNNNNNNNNNNNNNNNNNNNNNNNNNNNNNNNNNNNNNNNNNNNNNNNNNNNNNNNNNNNNNNNNNNNNNNNNNNNNNNNNNNNNNNNNNNNNNNNNNNNNNNNNNNNNNNNNNNNNNNNNNNNNNNNNNNNNNNNNNNNNNNNNNNNNNNNNNNNNNNNNNNNNNNNNNNNNNNNNNNNNNNNNNNNNNNNNNNNNNNNNNNNNNNNNNNNNNNNNNNNNNNNNNNNNNNNNNNNNNNNNNNNNNNNNNNNNNNNNNNNNNNNNNNNNNNNNNNNNNNNNNNNNNNNNNNNNNNNNNNNNNNNNNNNNNNNNNNNNNNNNNNNNNNNNNNNNNNNNNNNNNNNNNNNNNNNNNNNNNNNNNNNNNNNNNNNNNNNNNNNNNNNNNNNNNNNNNNNNNNNNNNNNNNNNNNNNNNNNNNNNNNNNNNNNNNNNNNNNNNNNNNNNNNNNNNNNNNNNNNNNNNNNNNNNNNNNNNNNNNNNNNNNNNNNNNNNNNNNNNNNNNNNNNNNNNNNNNNNNNNNNNNNNNNNNNNNNNNNNNNNNNNNNNNNNNNNNNNNNNNNNNNNNNNNNNNNNNNNNNNNNNNNNNNNNNNNNNNNNNNNNNNNNNNNNNNNNNNNNNNNNNNNNNNNNNNNNNNNNNNNNNNNNNNNNNNNNNNNNNNNNNNNNNNNNNNNNNNNNNNNNNNNNNNNNNNNNNNNNNNNNNNNNNNNNNNNNNNNNNNNNNNNNNNNNNNNNNNNNNNNNNNNNNNNNNNNNNNNNNNNNNNNNNNNNNNNNNNNNNNNNNNNNNNNNNNNNNNNNNNNNNNNNNNNNNNNNNNNNNNNNNNNNNNNNNNNNNNNNNNNNNNNNNNNNNNNNNNNNNNNNNNNNNNNNNNNNNNNNNNNNNNNNNNNNNNNNNNNNNNNNNNNNNNNNNNNNNNNNNNNNNNNNNNNNNNNNNNNNNNNNNNNNNNNNNNNNNNNNNNNNNNNNNNNNNNNNNNNNNNNNNNNNNNNNNNNNNNNNNNNNNNNNNNNNNNNNNNNNNNNNNNNNNNNNNNNNNNNNNNNNNNNNNNNNNNNNNNNNNNNNNNNNNNNNNNNNNNNNNNNNNNNNNNNNNNNNNNNNNNNNNNNNNNNNNNNNNNNNNNNNNNNNNNNNNNNNNNNNNNNNNNNNAATAGCTAGCCATACTTGGCCAAGCAATGTACCTTTGTATCATTGGAAGGGCTAGTCTTGTGTCTTCTTGGTTTGCCAAACCACATATATCCTACAACAGGCACACCACTAAATTCAATGCTTCTATCATCTTGGGTAAGTATCTAGTGTTTAACTTCTGATCATCCGATGTAAATTAAAGTTTAGGTTATtagagaaataataatgaactgaaatcaatattttgaatgaCAGTTTAGTGGCAGTTTAATATGCCTTCAGGGCTGGCTTTATTATTATATGGCTAAGAAAGTAAGGCTAAGGCATATATATGTTGGTCCCAAACTTTATCAAGAATAAATTATGTGTTAATGTTTTTGTATAAACTTATTCTTTTGTTCTCTTTAACCTTGTTCAAATAGAAGAATTAAGAAAACGTTATTTTGTCTTCTTACATTCTATCAGCTAACACTCGCAtcattttatttaacttcttttgTATTCGCTTTCTTCAAATCTTTGGTAAGTTGGagtaatattatataaaaaataagaatcactagtaaaaaagtaaaaaaaaattacctaaataaacaATTTAAGTTTCTAAACTACTAAAACTCCctccacttctaaaatattacttaaatctCAATATTCACTACTTTTTGATAAAGTTGAGATATAAGTTAAAACCTCCTACTAAGAAGCCgattttttaccaaaaattaGCCCATTTCTCCTCTCTGTACGCCGTAATTTCAATTGCAGTTTCTATCCAATTTCTCCATCTAATTCAAAACTTTTAATTAAGGTAATTCCCCCCCNNNNNNNNNNNNNNNNNNNNNNNNNNNNNNNNNNNNNNNNNNNNNNNNNNNNNNNNNNNNNNNNNNNNNNNNNNNNNNNNNNNNNNNNNNNNNNNNNNNNGTCTGCGTTTACAAAGTGAAATTTCAGTGTGTTGGTGGAGCAATTTCTTCGATTCTCCTTTTTTTAGGCTTCATTGTTTTGAATTAACATTATGAATAGAGATTCGGGACCttcttttagtttttgattttctcaattagaaagtatcaaagaatatcaagaagtcgTAAACTTCGTTCCTGGAAGTTTTGACTATGAATTTCttggttttgatgaaaatagaccCAAGCATAGAAACGATCCCTAAACCATGAAGAAATTGCGGCAAAAGCATGCTAAGaaggacaagaaaaaagaaagtggtTCTAAGAAAAGAGAATCTAATAGTTTTGCAACTAAAGCTTCCGCCAagagaagaaaattttttgaagtAATTTCCAGAGATGCGCTTCCTAAGGTAATAGCATATTCAGATCTGTTGAATATtaggccgagatacatattttgACTTGGATCATATGTTTAGAAATTCATTGTTTATCTGGTTCTTTGTTGTCAATTTTATATGTATCTTGtgttttttatgtgttattgaaattaatataacaaaagaaaCAAGTTTATAAGTacatagatacatgttatgttaACTTGTATCTGTGAGTTGTTGTTAATGCTTTGGTATGTATCTAGtggtttttaaattttattaaaagtcAATCTTATAATAGATAAAAGTttataagtacatatatatatgttgtgttAACTTGTATCTGTGAGTTATTGTTAATGCTTGAAAATGTATCTAgtgttgtttaaattttattgaaagtCGTATTACAAAAGAAACAATAAGTTTATAAGTACATAGATACATGTTGTGTTAACCATAGATATGTAGTGTTCAAGATTGATGGTCAGCAAGTTGCGGTTGAGAAGGTTGGCGGAAATCAAGAGACACATGAAGATCTTGCTAACATCTTGCCTCCCAATGAATGCCGATATGCTATTTTTGAATACGATTTCACTACTAATGAAAATGTCCAGAAGAGCAAGATCTTCTTCATTGCTTGGTACCCTTCTTTCCTCCCTCCTactattattcttttcatttaatAATTTCTGCTGGTGGCATCTTCCTATCTTAGATTAGGGATGATAATTCAATACATTAGAAAGATGCTAGGCAAAAAGGTTAGTAAGAACAGAAATTGTTAGAATTTCTGAATCGGAAAGAAAAGCTGAGTCGAGATGAGAGAATTATTTCTATGCATTTCACATATTCTTTGTTTCATTTGCAAACCACTTAACAAATATTTAAGTCTCTGTTAATAAATAACAGTTTCAACATTCATGACACACTTTTAAGATTGCATGCATCATTTCTTAGTGAATCTATGAATTTTCAAAAACTTATGTTCTTGTTGCATATATGTGTGCTTTCACATAAAATGTTGCATTTTGAGAATCTTTTTATCACTATTAGTTGTCAAATTATGAAAGTTATATCATTTTCAATCACGTTTGATGTGATTTGATAAATAATTGAGGATGCAGGTCACCAGAAACAGCAAGGGTAAGAAGTAAGATGTTGCATTCAAGCTCCAAAGACAGATTCATGAGGGAATTCAATGGTGTGCAGGTTGAATTGCAGGCTATTGATCCGAGTAAAATGAGCTAAGATACCTCCATTGGCAGAGCTCTCTGAAATGTGTCTAAACTGTTGGGGCCTTTTATTAAGTCATTagtaaaaatatatgttataggACCTTTTCTCAATTGGAGTTTGAGGAATTTTTGTTCATTTATGCTTTCTTGTCTAAGACGTTCAATTTATATGTGTTTAAGAAATTTGTTTGTACACTATAGATATGATCATGTGTGACAATGTGATGGAAATCCTAATTTCTTATTATATTCAGTTCAATTCTTGTTCATGTTGTTCGCTTTCCTTTTCCTTGATCATTTTTTTGGTAGATTCTGTTATCTGTCAAATATTTTGTATTCTATAATTAAAATTCAGAACGGGATCGGTTAAGCTAATGACCCATTCCTCATCTTTTTCGCATTGATACTGTTTTGAAAGTTCTGAAGTATCTTAGATTAGAAAATCAAAAGCTCTTTCGTATTTTCAGTTATCTAAATTCAATTCACTAAATTAATTTTGGGTTATTTTAAGGTTCATCCTAAATACaaaaaagttttttcttctttgttatgTAAAGAATAACGGAAATTAGGGAGGAGAGTGTTAGTATGAATCATTTTGGAACATCCACTCAACTATTTATCTGATTTGTATTGCAGAAAATGAAAGAACATTTATATATAGATCAAGAATCAAACATATGATTGCTATATCAAATATTAATGCTTGTATTAGGAGGGAAAATTTATAATATACTTATGAATGTTGGTGTCCTAAGGAATGTTTCTTTTCCGATGCCAATGCATCTGTTTCTCCAGTATTTGCAATTTCTAATCAACTAGGGGACACTTCTTAGTAGGATTAGCATATTTCTAGATATTTCATTATGAAAATGTATCAAATTTTTTGTTTAATCCGTCCATGATAGTTGATAGCACAATATCAATTGAACAAATGAGCATTTGTCTATATAGATTGTTAACAAAGAAGAATGATTATTTGCCATATATATCTTGAGGAGAACTGATCTACAGTGTTTCTTCAGAAGTGTCTTTTTTTCTCACTTCTGAATTTAAGAAACAacttcaaaatgaaaataaagacaaCTTAAGTAAATACTATATAACACCCCACAAAAATCGTCCatgcgttagctcgtggtaatatgctcttagagttaaatgactagaattgtgtcaaagaaacttagtctcatttttgacttccaaagtgagtaaagtttaaaccatatatagtttctctaattttgactttatatcatgtggaaaattgaatgagctttccgttgATAAAAGATTCGCCCAAATACGATACCCNNNNNNNNNNNNNNNNNNNNNNNNNNNNNNNNNNNNNNNNNNNNNNNNNNNNNNNNNNNNNNNNNNNNNNNNNNNNNNNNNNNNNNNNNNNNNNNNNNNNgcgttagctcgtggtaatatgctcttagagttaaatgactagaattgtgtcaaagaaacttagtctcatttttgacttccaaagtgagtaaagtttaaaccatatatagtttctctaattttgactttatatcatgtggaaaattgaatgagctttccgttgataaaagattcgcccaaatacgatacccgggcaagaagttatggctaatttaagttctagtcgtaaaacaccatcattttggtgcttggcgcgtagcggagagggtctatttagaaattttcaaatttcagtagCATAGCACGATTGTGGCACGTCAAGCtgaagttttaggtcccaactagtgggacaacgcgatggctccacatcgcggtgaccttaagaatcccactcatcaattttcagtgagccaccgcgattacggtgcgtcgcggtggcccatgaaatcgggttcctagttatatttttattccgtctcattaagggtacattaggtattttccaccctcTTATTAGCTTAAACACAGGATTTTAATCCGAAATGATCTCATTATTGattcaagaacactccttagggtttcaaacaagaaaacccaaacaactcaagattcaaccgtgggtttttgaaattgattgaagattcaaAATCCCTAAGTCATGGGCAccaagaatcatcctttaattttctaaatagaggtacgtggggtttaccCTAAAAATgttgggcttgttgaaaacactcaattatgatttaaagattataaagcatgaatttgttaaaggggtttgaaatccatgatttttattatgctttatgcatgttattgatattgttgttttggcctttaggcctcatCCCCTTAAATTGACTTACaggtatatgtatgaaattgaaatttaagatttgtttgagagcacagcttatgaagtccctctcttatgataaattcaagtttatgatcttattgtgaatgatttgaaatgcatgatttatggttttgaaactagttttctcaataccttagtgtttgagcatgatttagagatgatgagaagGAGCTTCTTGATATAATTTCACCCTTGTTTTAAAAGAGAAagagttgcatgtgattgagaaatttgtCATGATcaccttgtattattgaaatgcttgacaaagagagTGTCTttcatgtgtttacatgaggtttgagaaagagtttctttgaattgatttattgatatggtgatCCCAAACTTATGctttgaaaacagagattattatatgctagTAATGGCTCAAAGacgtgacttgcaagtcaatggtatgacgataccataaacatgtatgccataacagagaaTGTTatcagaatatgttttcagagaatgcatgttttaatgagttaaaaaatgaccttaaagagggttaggtggttacccgaagagggctttagttcaagtaactcttagcctaaaaccacAATTTTTTGATCCgagtatattattttatgttggcAACGGCCGTGTGGCATAaaagagtcagagactccaacccttgcggaaaacttgggttggaggcttccctgccgagtcaatggcggattctatatagcctgtggaatttcaaagttgtagggataccacctagtgcagaagtaaaacaaagagtgtcacactgttcagatgattttacagagtctttcgaaaatgccaatgagatttcttactatctgatatgtttatgaactattttaaattgctcttatatatgttgaatataaactAGTATTTTGGATCTGCTCTGCATAgcagtacatctgtattaaccccctacctcccaggttcgtAGGCTCAGTCCAAGGTTCCTGCTAATCAGTAGACTATTTCAGAAAGAAGTAATCCATTTAGTGGTAAGCCTTCTTTGTTTCCAAAGGcttgttatttcagattatgttatttctttggtttggcctactggaggccttgtcccagttttcagatagttgtctgattttcatatagtagaaatttcgcagactgttccagatgttgttaaGTTTATTTCGGATTACAtttcttattgttaaactaaatccagagtatgaccatgtttccgtatcagatAATATTcttgcatcttcttttattatgtgaatgttgtgcatgattatcagtTAGAGTAGGAcacccgggccttcatggtttggatgtccgtcatggccaggccctagttcgggtcatgacaaacttggtatcagagcacggttcatggtctcagggtgtctgcgaaataaCGTCGGGTAGAatcttatttatgggtatgtagcgcgccacacttataagcaggaggctactaggcatttagaaatgtttctcttctttgtgatttagtttgttCTTCAGAGTCTGAGTTGTCCCCTAATCGATGATCTCTTGTGTTTTAGAGAAAAAATCATGCCTCTCCGTCGTACTATCGATCCGAATGCATAGACAGATAAGGtccgtcccactcatgggatgaggacccgAAACAGAGCTCAAACTATAGAGATTGATGCTACTCCGGGAGTCCCACCTACTCAGACCAGCCCACTTAGGGCACCCAGAGCTCCCCGAACGGGGACTAACCACACTCAGCCTCGCGAGAGAGAGGTATTTGATGCAGAATTCAAATagtccattcacatgcttgcCCAGTTGGTAGCCACACAAACTCAACGACCGAAAAATATTGGGTCTACATCTGCTATATCTGAGGCTACAAGAGTGGGCCAATTTATGATCATGAACCCGCCCAAGTTTAATTgtaccaaggtagaagaggatccacaggagtttatggacaagatggagaaaatctttaaggtgatgcatataGATGAGGTAGAGAGGATTGAGTTAGTggcttaccagcttaaggatgtaacgaaccaatggtataacgagtgggaagattcaaagagtgagcatgctgagcccacagtttgggccgTGTTCGTGGAAACCTTCCTTGACCAATTCTTTCCTCTCAagctgagggaggccaaagccaaagagtttataaatctaaagcaagGTTAGATGAGCGTCTAGGAGTACACTCTGAGGTTCAACCAACTATCCCTTTAAGCTCCAGagatgactagtaacatgagagcccaaataaggaaatttgcatccggcctttcagatgacttagtgcttgaatgcTAGGGAGCAACGTTGAATTGGGACATGAATTTTTCCAGACTATCAGTCCACATGCAACAAGTTTAGGGAAAAAAAtcactgaatctagagagaaggacagACAGGAAAAGAGAGCCAAAACAACACACCAGAGCTACAGTTAGCAGCAGAGTAGAAATTAGGGTAACAaatggcagaagaagaagaattgaggtaatgcacagtctgcagccagtgccccagtgaCCAGACCCCCAGAAGGACAACGCACTCAGGATTTTCAATATAGGCAGAGGCCAAGAATGCAAGGTTCACAGTCTCAAAGAAGTGTAGCTCAAACATCTCGACCATACCCGCGTTGTGAGAAATGTGGGAGGAATCATCCAGGAAAATGTCAGTTTGGCGCTATGGTGTGTTATTTATGCGGACAGCTAGGCCATATCCTGAGAGAATGTCCGGCAGAAAAGAATAATGTTGGTGGAGCCAAGTCACAGGCTaattcttctgcaccaccaccgcctcagaagggtgccacttcagccgCCGAAAATGGCCGCAACCAGTTGTAAGCCTTGACCAACCGCCAAGAGGCAGTGGCCTCTCCggatgtagttactagtatgttgtAAATTTTTTcatgtgatatttatgtgttacttgatccttGGTCTAccctgtcttatgtgaccccttatgtggctgttggttttgggtttgatccCGATATAATTATTGAACTTTTTTCTGTTTCCACTCTGGTAAgagactctattgtggctaggagggtgtatagaaattgtgtggtgacTGTTTGTGGGCGGGATACTGCGACAGACCTCGTAgacttagacatggttgattttgatgctatcttagggatgAATTGACTTCATTTGTGCTATGCCATGCTAAATTGTATAACTCGAAAGGTTACTTTCTCTTTCCCAAATAAACCAGcaatagaatgggagggaca is a genomic window containing:
- the LOC107879190 gene encoding actin-depolymerizing factor-like: MKKLRQKHAKKDKKKESGSKKRESNSFATKASAKRRKFFEVISRDALPKVIAYSDLYVVFKIDGQQVAVEKVGGNQETHEDLANILPPNECRYAIFEYDFTTNENVQKSKIFFIAWSPETARVRSKMLHSSSKDRFMREFNGVQVELQAIDPTPVELKELKEQRVCCVL